The following coding sequences lie in one Lolium perenne isolate Kyuss_39 chromosome 2, Kyuss_2.0, whole genome shotgun sequence genomic window:
- the LOC127329708 gene encoding probable ubiquitin-conjugating enzyme E2 23, with amino-acid sequence MDVVAAASPNIYLQDLVSFGRGILRQGIVIQDATVKNSSLPVDTFEILLIDNSVVYKNARDIRVLDRSHLYPGQVVGSACDITGQIGVVIGVTTLLDLAEVDNRGMATGIIKGVSPSSLRRVRSLNLGDFVVSGPWLGRVVEVSIDVDILFDDGAVCRVNDANSKMLRILDDTDNRYRIQMNCDFYPGLSVTGGNPRSLFKTARWLNGYWNPRRDVGTVLKVDTSGVLVYWIASMHCGTDKELVEASAPPAYQHPDDLTFFCAACICSWGVADHCFFRAPSSTKTNDDNVPPTPTKQNAVIFYRKQMRNVFFKGHRRKRHQQIRRHVEVEFPMTVASTITTVDVLWQDGTLQHGIPSATLVPFGMVNEQEFLPGQHVIENGLSFDTATDTNGEYNDATRRVGIVRSLDCKDQTVCVSWFKAEMCTDEAREVESIDTMSAYDLKLNYSPYYGDIVVRLIQSEVTNSNVDLSWVGRVADLLPDEHVQVRWADGSMSKVSPHEIVVVNEEHYMELWTEMGDWLEDDGIDEEVANTDNDLQNPADYSDVENDDPAKMTTSLLGLVVQSSLPLTGDMVTNRQPPPSSLVPSSEVHAATEHIAAAVTRNIVDVECHDFATCSCDESFSFPRFDVLQITPEDHHYIDDANKGGSRGKNWAKAVQKEWQILENDLPETIYVQVFEGRMDLLRVVMVGASGTPYHHGLFFFDLQLPSSYPAEPPQVYYHSYGLRLNPNLYESGTVCLSLLNTFDGEGTELWSSVTSSLLQVVVSIQGLVLNDQPYYNEAGYETLVGKPEGRRNALPYNENAYMLSLRTILHVLRRPPQGFEEFVKDHFRRQGRFVLTTCDACLRGCVVGNAHATEASKGQPCSAGLKIALANMLPILVAAFTEIGAQGCEEFKKLYALSTA; translated from the exons ATGGACGTCGTCGCCGCGGCATCACCAAATATTTACTTGCAAGACCTGGTGAGTTTTGGGCGCGGGATCCTCCGCCAAGGGATAGTCATCCAGGACGCTACGGTGAAGAACAGCTCTCTCCCCGTCGATACCTTCGAGATTCTCCTCATCGACAACTCTGTCGTGTATAAGAACGCTCGGGACATCAGGGTGCTCGACAGAAGCCACTTGTACCCCGGTCAGGTGGTCGGGTCGGCATGCGACATCACCGGCCAAATCGGTGTCGTCATCGGCGTCACCACCCTGCTGGACCTGGCCGAGGTGGATAACCGGGGCATGGCGACCGGGATCATCAAGGGTGTGTCCCCGTCTAGCCTGCGGCGAGTCAGAAGCCTCAATCTTGGGGACTTCGTCGTGTCCGGGCCGTGGCTCGGCCGAGTTGTCGAGGTGTCTATCGATGTCGATATCTTGTTCGACGATGGCGCTGTTTGCAGGGTTAACGACGCAAACTCCAAGATGCTACGGATACTGGATGACACCGACAACCGATACCGCATTCAAATGAACTGTGACTTCTACCCGGGGCTGAGCGTCACCGGGGGAAACCCTCGTTCCCTCTTCAAAACGGCACGGTGGCTTAATGGCTACTGGAATCCCCGTCGCGACGTAGGCACCGTCCTCAAGGTGGATACATCCGGCGTTCTCGTCTACTGGATTGCGTCGATGCATTGTGGCACGGACAAGGAGCTCGTCGAGGCATCCGCTCCGCCAGCGTACCAGCATCCTGATGACCTGACCTTCTTCTGCGCCGCGTGCATTTGCAGCTGGGGTGTAGCTGACCATTGCTTCTTTAGAGCCCCTAGTTCCACCAAAACCAACGATGATAATG TACCGCCCACGCCCACGAAGCAGAATGCTGTGATATTTTATCGGAAGCAGATGAGGAAtgtcttcttcaaggggcacagACGGAAGCGACACCAACAAATAAGGAGGCATGTGGAGGTGGAGTTTCCCATGACCGTCGCTAGCACCATCACCACTGTCGACGTGCTATGGCAGGACGGCACCCTGCAGCATGGCATACCTTCAGCGACCCTCGTCCCCTTTGGTATGGTGAATGAGCAAGAGTTCTTACCAGGACAACACGTCATTGAAAATGGTCTTTCTTTCGATACTGCCACTGATACTAATGGCGAGTATAATGACGCGACAAGGCGTGTGGGCATAGTCAGGAGCCTAGATTGCAAGGACCAAACGGTGTGTGTGTCATGGTTCAAGGCGGAGATGTGCACTGACGAGGCTAGGGAGGTCGAGAGCATTGATACGATGAGTGCATATGATCTCAAACTGAATTACTCACCCTACTACGGAGATATAGTAGTACGCCTTATACAGTCAGAAGTAACGAACTCGAATGTTGACCTTTCGTGGGTGGGGCGTGTTGCTGACCTTCTTCCTGATGAACACGTCCAAGTCAGGTGGGCTGATGGTAGTATGTCAAAG GTGTCACCACATGAGATCGTTGTGGTTAACGAGGAGCACTACATGGAGTTGTGGACTGAAATGGGCGATTGGTTGGAGGATGACGGCATCGATGAAGAGGTTGCCAACACG GACAATGATCTGCAGAACCCAGCTGATTATAGCGATGTCGAAAATGACGACCCAGCAAAGATGACGACAAGCCTTTTGGGTCTTGTAGTCCAGTCTTCGCTTCCATTGACCGGTGACATGGTGACCAATCGCCAGCCGCCGCCGTCATCCTTGGTGCCAAGCTCAGAGGTACATGCGGCAACGGAGCACATCGCTGCTGCCGTGACAAGGAACATTGTGGATGTAGAGTGCCACGATTTTGCAACCTGCTCCTGTGACGAATCGTTCAGTTTCCCACGTTTCGATGTATTGCAGATCACCCCTGAGGATCACCATTACATTGATGACGCAAACAAG GGTGGTAGTCGTGGGAAGAATTGGGCCAAGGCAGTGCAAAAGGAATGGCAAATTCTAGAGAACGATTTACCAG AAACCATCTATGTACAAGTGTTCGAGGGCCGCATGGACCTGCTCCGGGTGGTGATGGTGGGCGCGAGCGGGACACCATACCATCATGGGCTCTTCTTCTTCGACTTACAGCTACCCTCGTCCTACCCGGCTGAGCCACCCCAAGTGTATTACCACTCCTATGGCCTACGCCTCAATCCAAACCTCTACGAGTCTGGTACTGTGTGCCTCAGCCTGCTAAACACGTTTGATGGCGAGGGCACCGAGCTTTGGTCGTCGGTGACATCAAGCCTCCTCCAGGTTGTTGTCTCCATACAAGGCCTCGTCCTCAACGACCAACCATACTACAACGAGGCCGGATATGAGACCCTAGTCGGCAAACCAGAGGGTCGTCGCAATGCGCTGCCCTACAATGAGAATGCTTACATGCTCAGCCTTCGGACCATACTCCATGTGTTGCGCCGGCCGCCTCAAGGATTTGAGGAATTTGTCAAGGACCACTTTCGTCGACAGGGAAGGTTTGTGCTCACGACATGTGATGCGTGCCTGCGAGGATGCGTTGTCGGTAATGCCCATGCCACCGAAGCGAGTAAGGGACAGCCATGCTCAGCCGGGTTAAAGATTGCACTCGCCAACATGTTGCCTATCCTTGTGGCAGCTTTCACAGAGATTGGGGCCCAAGGGTGCGAAGAGTTTAAGAAGTTATATGCTCTCAGCACTGCTTAG